Proteins found in one Neurospora crassa OR74A linkage group II, whole genome shotgun sequence genomic segment:
- the gpd-1 gene encoding glyceraldehyde 3-phosphate-dehydrogenase: protein MVVKVGINGFGRIGRIVFRNAIEHDDIHIVAVNDPFIEPKYAAYMLRYDTTHGNFKGTIEVDGADLVVNGKKVKFYTERDPAAIPWSETGADYIVESTGVFTTTEKASAHLKGGAKKVIISAPSADAPMYVMGVNNETYDGSADVISNASCTTNCLAPLAKVIHDNFTIVEGLMTTVHSYTATQKTVDGPSAKDWRGGRTAAQNIIPSSTGAAKAVGKVIPDLNGKLTGMAMRVPTANVSVVDLTARIEKGATYDEIKEVIKKASEGPLAGILAYTEDEVVSSDMNGNPASSIFDAKAGISLNKNFVKLVSWYDNEWGYSRRVLDLISYISKVDAKKA from the exons ATGGTCGTCAAGGTCGGCATCAACGGTTTCGGCCGTATCGGTCGCATTGTCTTCCGCAATGCCATTGAGCACGATGACATCCACATCGTCGCTGTCAACGACCCCTTCATTGAGCCCAAGTACGCT GCTTACATGCTCCGCTACGACACCACCCACGGCAACTTCAAGGGCACCATCGAGGTTGACGGTGCTGACCTCGTCGTCAACGGCAAGAAGGTCAAGTTCTACACTGAGCGCGACCCCGCTGCCATCCCCTGGTCCGAGACCGGTGCCGACTACATTGTCGAGTCCACTGGtgtcttcaccaccaccgagaAGGCCTCCGCCCACTTGAAGGGTGGTGCCAAGAAGGTCATCATCTCTGCCCCCTCTGCTGATGCCCCCATGTACGTTATGGGTGTCAACAACGAGACCTACGATGGCTCCGCCGACGTCATCTCCAACGCCTCTTGCACCACCAACTGCTTGGCTCCCCTCGCCAAGGTCATCCACGACAACTTCACCATCGTCGAGGGTCTCATGACCACCGTCCACTCCTACACCGCCACCCAGAAGACCGTCGATGGTCCTTCCGCCAAGGACTGGCGCGGTGGCCGCACTGCTGCTCAGAACATCATTCCCAGCAGCACTGGTGCCGCCAAGGCCGTCGGCAAGGTCATCCCCGACCTCAACGGCAAGCTCACTGGTATGGCCATGCGTGTCCCCACCGCCAACGTCTCCGTTGTCGATCTTACTGCCCGCATCGAGAAGGGTGCTACCTACGATGAGATCAAGGAGGTCATCAAGAAGGCCTCTGAGGGTCCCCTCGCTGGCATCCTTGCCTACACCGAGGATGAGGTTGTCTCTTCCGACATGAACGGCAAccccgcctcctccatcttcgatGCCAAGGCTGGTATCTCCCTCAACAAGAACTTCGTCAAGCTTGTCTCCTGGTACGACAACGAGTGGGGCTACTCTCGCCGTGTCCTCGACCTCATCTCCTACATCTCCAAGGTCGATGCCAAGAAGGCTTAA